Proteins encoded by one window of Candidatus Zymogenus saltonus:
- a CDS encoding NAD-dependent epimerase/dehydratase family protein, whose protein sequence is MARSLIPRLLSLGFSVRGFDTEAVENPIEDVEYLTGDINKSSIMSEMTHGVDHIFHLPGRHPEDEGSSGKNREGKGFTTTIKLANIAKSLDVVSFVYLSSSEVYGIPRKILISEKEKRRPISRRGKELLRIEDYLINTMASRGIGVVIVRTPPITGWGAPKESFPSLVHGARRALTGRAIFLVGGGKYPVQYVDVEDLASALVRSIRKVKPGCLELNVAAEDVITQRDLADFFIDFYHSSSGTISLPAAAVPFLCLMRGLGAPLFATESNFLFYPQTIIDTFRAKELLLYSPKRTVESISEMLKSWDIEGTERGPRHMGKGYGGLFRD, encoded by the coding sequence TTGGCAAGAAGCCTCATCCCAAGGCTTCTGAGCCTCGGCTTCAGCGTCAGGGGATTCGACACCGAAGCGGTCGAAAACCCTATAGAGGATGTGGAATACCTGACCGGGGATATAAACAAAAGCTCCATTATGTCCGAGATGACCCACGGAGTGGACCATATCTTTCACCTCCCGGGGCGGCATCCCGAAGATGAAGGCAGTTCAGGTAAAAACCGGGAGGGGAAGGGTTTCACCACCACCATCAAGCTTGCAAACATAGCAAAGAGCCTCGACGTCGTCAGCTTCGTCTATCTCTCCTCGTCGGAGGTCTACGGCATTCCAAGGAAAATCCTCATATCCGAGAAGGAAAAGCGAAGGCCGATTTCAAGGAGGGGGAAGGAACTTCTGAGGATAGAGGACTACCTCATCAACACCATGGCCTCCCGGGGCATCGGGGTCGTTATCGTTCGCACGCCGCCTATAACCGGCTGGGGCGCGCCCAAGGAATCTTTCCCCAGCCTCGTTCACGGAGCTCGGAGGGCTCTGACGGGGAGGGCTATCTTCCTTGTTGGCGGTGGAAAATATCCGGTTCAGTACGTCGACGTGGAAGACCTCGCCTCCGCTCTGGTGCGCTCGATCAGGAAGGTGAAGCCGGGGTGCCTCGAGCTCAACGTGGCGGCCGAGGATGTCATAACCCAGCGTGACCTTGCCGATTTCTTCATCGATTTCTATCACAGCTCTTCCGGGACTATCAGCCTGCCGGCGGCCGCCGTGCCGTTTTTGTGCCTTATGCGCGGGCTGGGCGCCCCCCTCTTCGCCACCGAATCCAACTTCCTCTTCTATCCCCAGACGATCATCGACACCTTCAGGGCCAAGGAGCTCCTCCTCTACTCGCCCAAGAGGACGGTCGAGTCGATCTCCGAGATGTTGAAGTCGTGGGACATCGAGGGAACCGAGAGGGGGCCGAGACATATGGGAAAGGGATATGGCGGGCTGTTCAGGGATTGA